In Bacteroidota bacterium, the DNA window AATGGAAGCACCAAGGTAGCTGATGGTAATAAGAGCGATGTCGCTCAGAGAAATGCCGATAGCCATGATCAAACCGGCAGAAAATCCCCGATGTATGCCGGTTTGAACAATTGTAAAAAATGCCGGTCCGATGGTTATGGAAATGAGGATCCCGAGAATAATGCCTTCGAACAACATGTCAATCATAGTTAATCAGATTTGTTTTTAAGGGTTTGTAAATAGTTTTCCCAGTCTGACAGGGCTTTATTTTTTAACACTCTTGGAAATTTATTCTGACCACCTTCTCTTCCACATCGTTTCATCCAGTTGTAAAATATTTCAGATGGAAGGATTTCGATGAAGATATCTTTTATGGCTGCGATGCGTTCAACGCGGTAATCGTCGTTAAGAATTTTCAGGTATGCATCGATTTTTTCTTTTGCCAGTTTGGGATCAATAGGATTATCGGTTCCCAGATACCATTTGTGTGCAAACATGGAGCCATATTTAACACCTGTAACGGTGAATTCCCTGATCTCGATATTGGACTCATCCTCAAGCATCCTGACTGCACGGTTCATGTTATCCTGCGACAAGTGCTCACCGCATATATTCAGAAAGTGTTTAGTACGACCGGTGATGATGATTTCATTCATTTCTTTGGAAGTGAATTTAATGGTATCACCTATAAGGTAACGCCATGCCCCGGCATTGGAACTGAGTATCAAAGCATATTCCTTGTCTGCTTCCACCTGCTTGATGGTCAATGTTTCGGCATCCGGCCGGAGCCCACTGTCACTATAGAAATTCTGGTCAGTAAATGGAATAAACTCAAAATAAAGGCCGTCGTCGAGCACCATCTGCATGGAATTGGCATTTGTCCGGCTCTGGTATGCGATAAACCCCTCTGATGCCAGATAGGTTTCAAGGTATGTAAGAGGTCTGGACAGTAATTTTTCAAAGCCTTTCAAATAGGGTTCGAATGAAACGCCACCATGAACATAAATGGAAAGATTCGGCCAAATATCGTGAATGGTTCTGAGGCTATAATAGCTGATTATTCTTTCGAGTAATATCTGAAGCCATGCCGGCACTCCAACAATAACTCCTATATCCCACTGGTCGGCTTTTTTAATGATCTCATCCAGCTTTGTCGTCCAGTCACGCTCTTTGGATATTCTTCGTCCCGGTTTATAAAAATGTTGAAACCAAAAAGGGATAGTGCTGACTGAAATACCTGATAAATCACCTTCATAATAGTTGCCATTATACTGCAGATGGGTGCTGCCGCCCAGCATAAGCACGCCCTTGTCATAGAATTCAGTCGGGAAATCATATTTGGCCAGTGACAGAAGCTGCCGGATGCTTGTCTTTTTAATAGACCGCAGCATGTCGGAGGTGACAGGGATGTGTTTGCTCGACGATTCGGAAGTGCCCGAGCTTAATGCAAAATATTTTACACTGCCCGGCCATGTTATATATGGCTCACCATTCAGCGAACGGTACCACCAATTATTAAAAATGGAGTTGTAATCGTGTAATGGCACTCGTTCCCTGAAAGCCTTAATCAGGTCATCCTGCTTTAAGATATCATCAAAACCATAATGTTCTCCAAAATGAGTGAACTGAGCTTTACGCAACAGTCTTCTGAGTACCCTCTGCTGGGCATGGAATGCGTCTGTCTTCCTGGTTTCATATGGAAGCCGGCTTCTTATTTCAATGGCTTTTTTTATGATGGTTCCCAGGATAAGCATAGTTCTTAATTATAGTGATGTAAAAATAAAAAAAATACTTGTACTGGATGTCAGTCCCTTTGGAGGATTTTTCATCTATGAAGGTCATGACATGCACTTTTAAGCTTGGAATATGGTTACCTTTATGCATAAAATACTAGTCATGATTAAAATTTTAAGACTCCTTATAAAAATGGTTTTGTGGATAATTATAATATGTATTCTGGCATTCGTCGCCATCCTATGTTGGTTCACCATCAGTGATTATAATCCCGGATTGGAGGAACCGGTTAAAATTACAGGTGAGGGAATATCCTATAACGACAATTATGATACATTGTCTCTGATAACATGGAATATCGGATATGCCGGTCTTGGTCAGAAAATGGACTTCTTTTATGAAGGCGGGAACCAGGTAAGGCCCTCATATGCAGATTATTCGAAATACCAGGAAGGTATTCTTAACACCCTGAAAAATATTAAATCATCCGATTTTCTTCTGCTTCAGGAGGTAGACCAGCGGGCAAAAAGAAGTTATTATACAAATCAGGTGGAGGCCATTGTTAAAGTCTTCCCTGCTTATGCCTCAATGTTTGCCATAAATTATTATTCGAAGTTTGTGCCTGTTCCTGTTGAAAAGCCTATGGGATATGTCAGGGCTGGAATAATGACACTGAGCCATTTTACACCCTTAGGGGCATCGCGTCATAGTTTTCGATCGGATTATTCATGGCCGAAGAAACTATTCATGCTTGACAGATGTTACCTCATAGCGCGATATAAGAATTCAGATGGTCATGAATTGGTGGTGATAAATACCCATAATTCAGCTTTTGCCGATGCTGCAATGCTTCGCGATAAAGAACTGGGAATTCTCCGGACAGTCATGGAAAAGGAATATGCCAAAGGGAATTATATGATCATTGGCGGCGATTGGAACCAAAATCCGCTTCCTTTTAATGAACACCTGATAACGTCGGACGATATAGTGAAAAAAATCGATCCTTCCATTCCGATGAACTTCCTCCCCCCCGGGTGGCAATGGGCTTTTGACCCGTCACAACCAACAAACAGGGATGTTAACGAACCATATGTACATGGTAAGACCAAAACGACCATCATTGACTTTTTTGTCCTGTCGCCAAACATCGAACTCATCGATGTTAAAACTCTCGCTGATGGTTTTACCTTCTCCGACCATCAACCGGTTTATCTAAAAATCAGGCTGATAAAATAGTCATCCCTCATCGGCCATGAAAAGATCGGAAGCGATCCGGTCGGCAATGAGAATCCCCTTGCGGGTCAGAACAATCCTGCTGCCTTCCTGGAAGATCATACCGGAATTCAGATACTCTTTTGCCTCACACATGAAGTGCGTTAGATATACTTCTCCGAAATTCTCCTTGATGATATTCAGGTCACATCCCCACATCGTCCGCAGGGAAGTCATAATATATTCATCATATTTTTGAACTAGTGTAAGGATTTCGCATTCACAAGGCACGGTTCCCAAGTCAATCGACTGAATATACTGACCAAGATGAGCGATATTCCATTGTCGGGAATGACCATTGAAAGAATGGGATGATGGGCCTAAGCCAAGATATTTTTTCCCTTGCCAGTAGCTGGTATTATGACGTGAGTACCAACCCTCCTTGCAGAAGTTGGATATCTCATAATGCTGATAGCCATGCCTATACATAGTGTCACATAAAATATTAAAATGGCTGATGACTTGCTCTTCGGTCACCGGCAATATTTTTCCCTGCTTAATATAATGGTGTATAGCGGTTTTTGGTTCGATGGTCAGAGCATAGGCAGAAATATGCGGTATACCATATGAGGCAGCGCGGTCAAGATTATTAATCCAATTTTCACTGATTAGAGTGGGCATGCCATAGATCAGATCAACGCTCAGGTTGATAAATCCTGTATCCAATGCGTCATGAATGCAATCCATAGCCTGTCGGGAGTCATGTACTCGTCCCAGGTAAATCAGATCCTCCTGGTGGAAAGATTGTATACCGACACTTAACCGGTTGACCGGCGTCAGATGGAGCTCTTTCAGATACTCCCTGCTGAGTTCATCAGGATTTGCTTCCAAAGTTATCTCTGCTGATTGATTTATTCGATGTACTTTTCGTAATTCACCGATGATATTGCTTATTTCTGATGGATTTAAAAGAGAAGGTGTCCCTCCGCCAAAATAAATGCTGTGGATTTCTTCATCTTCCAGATAATCTTTTTGCAGCGTGATTTCTTTCAAAAGGGAATCAGTAAAGTTTTTCCTGTATTTCGCGGAGGCGACGGAAAAAAAGTTACAATAATAACATTTTTGTTTGCAGAAAGGGATATGTATATAAATGCCGGCCATTACTTCCTCAAAGCGATCCTGAATGTTGTACCTTTATCGATCACGGATTGTTTGACGTATATGCGTCCTTTGTGGTAATCTCTGATGATTCGTTGTGAAAGGGACAGCCCGAGGCCCCAGCCTCTTTTTTTACTTGTGAATCCCGGGTTGAAGACATCTTTATGGTTCGCTCGCTGGATACCTTTGCCTGTATCGGTGATATCAACATAAACGTGCTTATTATCCTCAGTTATGTCAATATTAATGGAACCTACGCCATTCATGGCATCAATGGCATTCTTGCATAGATTTTCAATAACCCATTCAAAAAGGTGAATGTTTAGTGGGGCAATGATCTCCTTTTTTGGTGTCAGGTTGACTTTATAAATGATTTTTTTTGATGTCCGGGGTTTGAGATAGTCAATAGAATCATAAATGACCTTAACAATGTTTTCAGGTATCAGTTTAGCCGGCGAGCCTATCTTGGAGAACCTGTCGGTAATGATTTCCAGCCGCTGGATATCTTTTTCCAGTTCCAATATAATGTCATTATCCATTTGTTTTAATCTTAGCAGCTCTATCCATGCCATCATTGAAGATAAGGGAGTACCGAGCTGATGAGCTGTTTCCTTTGACATCCCCACCCACACCTGATTTTGTTCCGACTTGCGGGCTGTACTGAAAAGCAGATAGGCAATAAGTAAAAACACACCGATAATCCCGAATTGGACAACCGGATAAAACCGTAATCGTGTCAACAAATAGGAATCCTTCCAGAAAATATACCGTTTTCCCTGGCCGGCAAAATCGATGACAATAGGATCATGCTGTGATGACATCTCCTCAATCGTTTTGCTTAAAAAGGCCGGTTCTTTCATCTTTTGCGGGTCAAGGTTACCATATTCAAGAACTTTTTTTCTCGTGCTGTCGGTAATGATAACCGGCACGGATACGGAATTCAGCACAACTTCTGAAATGAACGACTGAACAAGGTCATCAAGATAAGCCCTTATCTCTGTATATGTCCGTGAATCTTTATAATAGAGGTAGGAAATATTGCCAAAAACGTCCACTGTAACAGGTTCATAAATAGAAAACTCTTTTTGTAATTCACCCTCTAATTTTTTAATCAGGGATGTATCAAAGTCTATATTTTTCACACCGATGATATTTCCCTCTGCATCGGTTTGAATGACCGGAATGGTGGTGTTCCCCGAGATGATCTCGGAATAGAAGGTCAGCTCTTCAGAGTTTTCGGCAAGGACCAGCCGTTGTGTGGCTTCGGCCAATAGCTCGACACGCTTGCGTTCCTCATCTTCAATAGATTTGAAGAATTCCTGTGTGTAAGTGACCAGATCGGCTCTGCGCTGGACAGCATCAGCCCATATACTGATATTCTGACGTTCTTTCTCGGCAATTTTCCTGACCATAATGTTGGAATACCACAATGATCCGGTGACAATCAGAACAGCGATAATAAACAGGAGTATTTTCCAACGCTTTTTTTGCTTATAAATGCTCAATGTTTTCTTATTTTGTATTGAACGATAAAGAAGCGATAAAAGTATAGTATCACTTCCAAAGCCAAATGACCGCTGAAAGTTAGAAAAATAATGGAGAATATCACTATTGTTGTACTTTTAAAAATCAAAAATACTATATGTCCACTTTAAATGTAAAATTAAGCAAAACAGCCGGAACTCCACCAGGAACGCTCGTTTATACAGGAGAAAGAACACAGTATGAAACGCAACTGGAATTAATCCAATATGATGAAACCAGGCATTTCAGGATACAAAGTGATGATCCATCATTGATATTAAAGGAAATAAAACCTGGCATGATCAACTGGATCAATGTCACCGGGTTCAGAAACCTTACGGTCATCGGGCAAATTTGTGACCATTTCGCTATCCATCCTTTGCATCAGGAGGATATTTGCAATGCGGAACACCTCCCTAAAGCAGAGGATAATGATCAATACCTTTTCTTAACATTAAAATTTCTGGAATATGATGTGGAGAATGATGTCATTGTACCAGAGCATATCAGTATGATCCTGGGGCAGGATTATATCCTGTCGTTCCAGGAAAAACCCGGTGATTCATTTGACCAGATCAGGGACAGGATACTAAAAAGTCAGGGTAAGATACGCAGCAAGGGGTGCGATTACCTTTTGTACAGGTTGATCGATAATATTGTGGATCATTATTATCTGGTTCTTGACACATTGGAGGAATCAATTGAACAGCTTGAGGACAATTTGATACACAGACCCTCCAATGAGATGGCCGAGATCATCATGAGCCATAAAAAGAAGCTCATTTTTCTGAAAAAAACCATTTTCCCTTTTACAGATGAATTCAGAAGGCTGATCATTGAAGAAACGGTGCTGATCAATCCCAAGACTTATACCTATTTCGCTGATATATTAGATCACCTGAGTCACTTCGTACAATCCATTGAAAGTTACCGGGAAACAATAAACAGCCTGATGGATCTTCATGTATCGAACAATGCAAACCGGATGAACAACATCATGATGACACTCACCATGATCGCTACCATATTTATTCCCCTTACTTGGGTAGCCGGCATTTATGGCATGAATTTCCAGTTCATGCCGGAGCTTAACTGGAAGCTGGGCTACCCATTTATTTTGGCTATCATGGTTGCAATTGGCATTGGAATGTATATCTACATGAAAAGAAAGAGATGGTTCTAGACAAGATTTTCCTTTATCTTTGTGCACTTTTTTAAAAATAAAAATCAATCTGTATACTGATGAATGCACTGAATACGCCGACACTGAAAAAATGGTGGATATCCATTCGGCCTTTTGCCATGCCGGCTTCAACCATGCCGGTGATCTTCGGTACTGTGCTGGCGGCACTCTACGGCAATTATCCATTCCGGCCCGGAGTGTTTGTATTGGCCTTGCTGGGTATGGTCATCCTGCACTCCGCTGCAAACATTCTCAGCGACATAACCGACTACCGGAAGGGTCTTGATACTGTGCCGACACCTGTCAGCGGAGGTATTGTCAGGGGTATCCTTTCCCCCATGGAAGCCAAGCGGGTATCCATACTGTTGTTTGTCACTGGTACCATCATTGGCCTTATTCTAACATGGCTCAGCGGTTATTTTTTACTGGTGATCGGCATAACAGGACTTATTATAGGAATTTTCTATACACTCGGTGATAAAATCGCCCTTAAATACCATGCATTCGGGGATTTTGCTGTATTCATGAATTTTGGTATCCTGGGCTCTCTTGGGGCATGGTATGTGCAAAGCAGCACATTTTCATGGATACCGGCTCTCTGGGCTGTCCCTATGGCACTCCTGGTCATAGCCATTCTTCATGCCAATAACTGGCGGGATATTGCATCGGATAATCAGGGAAAGATCTTCACGGTGGCTTCGTTGCTCGGTGATAAAGGATCGTTGCGGTATTATGCTTTCCTGATTTTTGGTCCGTTTATCATCATTTATGGCTTTATTTTTATTCCCCGCCTTATCTCGCCAAACATTCCGGCCATGCCCTTGCCCTTCATTATTGTCATCTTTGCCCTGCCCCTGGCCATTATCCTGTGGCGTAAGGCCCTTAGCCGGTTTCATCCTAAAAAACCCATGGATTTTATTACCCTCGATGGTGCAACAGCCACACTCAACCTGGCCTTTGGCATACTCTGTACACTGTCATTATTTATTTATGCATTCATTAATTAACAGTAATGAATAAACCCATGAATTCCTGGTCCGGTAAGGTGTATCTATTCCCGTTTACATTACTGGCCATATTCATGTTTGTACCCTTGTTCGTCATAAGGACTATCGGTGGTTTCGATTTTTGGTGGTGGATGAGCTCAAACCTGGTCGTTTTGATCGGATTGGCTTTACTGATGGAAAGAAATTACAGGCTCATACTTTCAGAAGATATCGGAACCGATTTTATCAGAAAACTAATTACCGGAATTCTATCGGCAGTCATTCTTTATGCGGTGTTCTTTGTCGGGGACATTTTATCGCGTCATATACTCGGTTTTGCCGGTCAGGAAATCGGCAAAATATATGCATTTAAGGGAGGGGCTGCACCGCTGAGAATTGTTGTTTTAATGGTGCTCCTGATCGGCCCTGGTGAGGAATTACTCTGGCGGGGATTTTTGCAAAGGAACCTGTCATTAAAATTTGGGAAAATGATAGGATTTAACCTCACCATGGTGATTTATACAGGTGTGCATCTCGCCAGCGGCAACATTATGCTTGTTGTGGCTGCATTGGTTTGTGGCCTTTTTTGGGGATGGCTTTATTTGCGTTACCAGTCGATGGTAGTCAACATGATCAGTCATACCCTGTGGGACGTCGCTGTGTTCATAGTGTTCCCCTTTTATTGATATTATATTGAAATATGATGTTAAGGAGTGGTGTTGAGAAATAATCTATTTTTGCGACATGATAAATAACGAAGAACTTTTCAAGAAGATCATTTCCCATTCGAAGGAATATGGATTCGTGTTTCCTTCAAGCGAGATATATGATGGATTAAGTGCTGTGTATGATTATGGCCAGCATGGTGTGGAACTGAAAACGAACATTAAAAACCACTGGTGGAGGGCTATGGTGCAATACCACGAGAACATAGTCGGTATTGATGCGGCCATTTTCATGCACCCGGTGGTATGGAAAGCCTCAGGCCATGTTGATGCTTTCAGTGATCCGATGATCGACAATAAGGACTCAAAAAAGCGTTACCGTGCCGATGTGCTGGTTGAAGATTATATGGCCAGAATTGAGCAGAAGATTGAAAAGGAAGCGGAAAAAGCTGCCAGACGCTTTGGAGATGCATTCGATCAGGAGAAATTCATGACCACTTTTCCGCGTGTGCTTGAGCTGAAATCCCAGCGCAATGCTATAGCTAAACGTCTCTATAAAGCCATGGACGGCAATGACTTGCCTGGTATCAGGCAACTTATTGAAGAGTTGGAGATCGTTTGCCCGATTTCGGGTACTAAAAACTGGACAGAAGTACGGCAATTCAACCTGATGTTCTCCACACAGCTTGGATCACTCAGTGAAGAAGCCAGCGAGATTTACCTGCGACCTGAAACAGCCCAGGGCATCTTCGTGAATTTCCTCAATGTTCAGAAAACAGGCAGAAT includes these proteins:
- a CDS encoding endonuclease/exonuclease/phosphatase family protein, with the protein product MIKILRLLIKMVLWIIIICILAFVAILCWFTISDYNPGLEEPVKITGEGISYNDNYDTLSLITWNIGYAGLGQKMDFFYEGGNQVRPSYADYSKYQEGILNTLKNIKSSDFLLLQEVDQRAKRSYYTNQVEAIVKVFPAYASMFAINYYSKFVPVPVEKPMGYVRAGIMTLSHFTPLGASRHSFRSDYSWPKKLFMLDRCYLIARYKNSDGHELVVINTHNSAFADAAMLRDKELGILRTVMEKEYAKGNYMIIGGDWNQNPLPFNEHLITSDDIVKKIDPSIPMNFLPPGWQWAFDPSQPTNRDVNEPYVHGKTKTTIIDFFVLSPNIELIDVKTLADGFTFSDHQPVYLKIRLIK
- a CDS encoding HAMP domain-containing sensor histidine kinase, translating into MSIYKQKKRWKILLFIIAVLIVTGSLWYSNIMVRKIAEKERQNISIWADAVQRRADLVTYTQEFFKSIEDEERKRVELLAEATQRLVLAENSEELTFYSEIISGNTTIPVIQTDAEGNIIGVKNIDFDTSLIKKLEGELQKEFSIYEPVTVDVFGNISYLYYKDSRTYTEIRAYLDDLVQSFISEVVLNSVSVPVIITDSTRKKVLEYGNLDPQKMKEPAFLSKTIEEMSSQHDPIVIDFAGQGKRYIFWKDSYLLTRLRFYPVVQFGIIGVFLLIAYLLFSTARKSEQNQVWVGMSKETAHQLGTPLSSMMAWIELLRLKQMDNDIILELEKDIQRLEIITDRFSKIGSPAKLIPENIVKVIYDSIDYLKPRTSKKIIYKVNLTPKKEIIAPLNIHLFEWVIENLCKNAIDAMNGVGSINIDITEDNKHVYVDITDTGKGIQRANHKDVFNPGFTSKKRGWGLGLSLSQRIIRDYHKGRIYVKQSVIDKGTTFRIALRK
- a CDS encoding type II CAAX endopeptidase family protein — encoded protein: MNKPMNSWSGKVYLFPFTLLAIFMFVPLFVIRTIGGFDFWWWMSSNLVVLIGLALLMERNYRLILSEDIGTDFIRKLITGILSAVILYAVFFVGDILSRHILGFAGQEIGKIYAFKGGAAPLRIVVLMVLLIGPGEELLWRGFLQRNLSLKFGKMIGFNLTMVIYTGVHLASGNIMLVVAALVCGLFWGWLYLRYQSMVVNMISHTLWDVAVFIVFPFY
- the hemW gene encoding radical SAM family heme chaperone HemW, whose amino-acid sequence is MAGIYIHIPFCKQKCYYCNFFSVASAKYRKNFTDSLLKEITLQKDYLEDEEIHSIYFGGGTPSLLNPSEISNIIGELRKVHRINQSAEITLEANPDELSREYLKELHLTPVNRLSVGIQSFHQEDLIYLGRVHDSRQAMDCIHDALDTGFINLSVDLIYGMPTLISENWINNLDRAASYGIPHISAYALTIEPKTAIHHYIKQGKILPVTEEQVISHFNILCDTMYRHGYQHYEISNFCKEGWYSRHNTSYWQGKKYLGLGPSSHSFNGHSRQWNIAHLGQYIQSIDLGTVPCECEILTLVQKYDEYIMTSLRTMWGCDLNIIKENFGEVYLTHFMCEAKEYLNSGMIFQEGSRIVLTRKGILIADRIASDLFMADEG
- the menA gene encoding 1,4-dihydroxy-2-naphthoate octaprenyltransferase; protein product: MNALNTPTLKKWWISIRPFAMPASTMPVIFGTVLAALYGNYPFRPGVFVLALLGMVILHSAANILSDITDYRKGLDTVPTPVSGGIVRGILSPMEAKRVSILLFVTGTIIGLILTWLSGYFLLVIGITGLIIGIFYTLGDKIALKYHAFGDFAVFMNFGILGSLGAWYVQSSTFSWIPALWAVPMALLVIAILHANNWRDIASDNQGKIFTVASLLGDKGSLRYYAFLIFGPFIIIYGFIFIPRLISPNIPAMPLPFIIVIFALPLAIILWRKALSRFHPKKPMDFITLDGATATLNLAFGILCTLSLFIYAFIN
- a CDS encoding GH3 auxin-responsive promoter family protein codes for the protein MLILGTIIKKAIEIRSRLPYETRKTDAFHAQQRVLRRLLRKAQFTHFGEHYGFDDILKQDDLIKAFRERVPLHDYNSIFNNWWYRSLNGEPYITWPGSVKYFALSSGTSESSSKHIPVTSDMLRSIKKTSIRQLLSLAKYDFPTEFYDKGVLMLGGSTHLQYNGNYYEGDLSGISVSTIPFWFQHFYKPGRRISKERDWTTKLDEIIKKADQWDIGVIVGVPAWLQILLERIISYYSLRTIHDIWPNLSIYVHGGVSFEPYLKGFEKLLSRPLTYLETYLASEGFIAYQSRTNANSMQMVLDDGLYFEFIPFTDQNFYSDSGLRPDAETLTIKQVEADKEYALILSSNAGAWRYLIGDTIKFTSKEMNEIIITGRTKHFLNICGEHLSQDNMNRAVRMLEDESNIEIREFTVTGVKYGSMFAHKWYLGTDNPIDPKLAKEKIDAYLKILNDDYRVERIAAIKDIFIEILPSEIFYNWMKRCGREGGQNKFPRVLKNKALSDWENYLQTLKNKSD
- the corA gene encoding magnesium/cobalt transporter CorA, with protein sequence MSTLNVKLSKTAGTPPGTLVYTGERTQYETQLELIQYDETRHFRIQSDDPSLILKEIKPGMINWINVTGFRNLTVIGQICDHFAIHPLHQEDICNAEHLPKAEDNDQYLFLTLKFLEYDVENDVIVPEHISMILGQDYILSFQEKPGDSFDQIRDRILKSQGKIRSKGCDYLLYRLIDNIVDHYYLVLDTLEESIEQLEDNLIHRPSNEMAEIIMSHKKKLIFLKKTIFPFTDEFRRLIIEETVLINPKTYTYFADILDHLSHFVQSIESYRETINSLMDLHVSNNANRMNNIMMTLTMIATIFIPLTWVAGIYGMNFQFMPELNWKLGYPFILAIMVAIGIGMYIYMKRKRWF